A single region of the Microcaecilia unicolor unplaced genomic scaffold, aMicUni1.1, whole genome shotgun sequence genome encodes:
- the LOC115459276 gene encoding oocyte zinc finger protein XlCOF6-like, protein MQTNQMRDQRCLCDICEIFLSNHLTPKSHPRSDTENRPSTCMNYGKNVHQKTELKGQQKKCIKETLNTSECGKEFSRKEQLVYTSNEYGNSFTKGENITKHQKNNTDERLSSYPDCDKSLNQKENFIRNSKFHLGETLVSSTECDKSFTATRKLTSHQRIHSGLKRFLCTDCGKSFKLKNNMLMHQRIHTKVKPFACSECEKHFTERGTFQRHCRIHTGQKPFHCTECNKSFSRKTHLTRHQRIHTGMKPFNCTECHKSFSQKATLTKHQSIHTGMKPFHCTECNKSFSQKSNLIIHQRIHTGMKLFHCTECNKSFSQKSTLIIHQRIHTGIKPFNCTECNKSFSQKAYLKIHQRVHTGINLFNCTECNKSFSLKATLKKHQRIHTGMKPFNCTECNKSFSQTAYLRIHKRIHTGMKPFNCTECNKSFSQTAYLRIHKRIHTGMKPFNCTECNKSFSRKTHLTRHQIIHTGMKPFNCTECNKSFNLKATLTIHQRIHTGIKPFNCTECNKSFSQKAYLKIHQRVHTGINLFNCTECNKSFSLKATLKKHQRIHIGMKHFNCTECNKSFSQKVCLTNHQRIHTGMKPFNCTECNKSFSQKAHLKLHQRVHIGIKPLNCTECNKSFRRKTNLTVHRRIHTGMKPFNCSECNKSFSQKINLTVHQRIHTGMKPFNCSECNKSFNQKAHLRRHQRMHMGEKPFTCSECGKCFPDMGELTRHHRLHTRV, encoded by the coding sequence ATGCAGACAAACCAGATGAGAGATCAAAGGTGTTTATGTGATATTTGTGAGATATTCCTCAGCAATCATTTAACTCCGAAATCACATCCTAGATCTGATACTGAAAATAGACCTTCTACATGTATGAACTATGGGAAAAATGTCCATCAAAAGACAGAACTAAAAGGACAACAGAAAAAGTGCATAAAAGAGACACTTAATACATCTGAGTGTGGGAAAGAGTTCAGTAGGAAGGAACAGCTGGTGTATACAAGTAACGAATATGGGAATAGCTTTACCAAAGGAGAAAACATTacaaaacatcagaaaaacaaCACTGATGAGAGATTATCTTCGTATCCTGATTGTGACAAAAGCTTAAATCAGAAAGAAAACTTCATAAGAAATTCAAAATTCCACCTAGGAGAGACATTAGTTTCCAgtactgaatgtgataaaagcttcactgCCACAAGGAAACTCACCAgccaccagagaatccattcaGGATTAAAACGATTTCTCTGCACTGACTGTGGCAAAAGCTTTAAGTTGAAGAATAACATGTTgatgcaccagagaatccacacaaaaGTGAAGCCTTTTGCATGTTCTGAGTGTGAAAAACATTTCACTGAGAGGGGAACATTCCAAAGGCACTGTAGAATCCACACGGGACAGAAAccttttcactgcactgagtgtaataaaagcttcagtcggaagacACACCTCAcaagacaccagagaatccacacaggaatgaaaccctttaactgtactgagtgtcataaaagcttcagtcagaaggcaaccctcacaaaacaccagagcatccacacaggaatgaaaccgtttcactgtactgagtgtaataaaagcttcagtcagaagtcaaACCTcataatacaccagagaatccacacaggaatgaaactgtttcactgtactgagtgtaataaaagcttcagtcagaagtcaaccctcataatacaccagagaatccacacaggaatcaaaccctttaactgtactgagtgtaataaaagcttcagtcagaaggcataCCTCAAAATACACCAGAGAGTCCATACAGGAATCAATCTCTTTaattgtactgagtgtaataaaagcttcagtctgaAGGCAACCCTCaaaaaacaccagagaattcacacaggaatgaaaccctttaactgtactgagtgtaataaaagcttcagtcagacggCATACCTCAGAATTCacaagagaatccacacaggaatgaaaccctttaactgtactgagtgtaataaaagcttcagtcagacggCATACCTCAGAATTCacaagagaatccacacaggaatgaaaccctttaactgtactgagtgtaataaaagcttcagtcggaagacACACCTCACAAGACACCAgataatccacacaggaatgaaaccctttaactgtactgagtgtaataaaagcttcaatctGAAGGCaaccctcacaatacaccagagaatccacacaggaatcaaaccctttaactgtactgagtgtaataaaagcttcagtcagaaggcataCCTCAAAATACACCAGAGAGTCCATACAGGAATCAATCTCTTTaattgtactgagtgtaataaaagcttcagtctgaAGGCAACCCTCaaaaaacaccagagaattcacataGGAATGAAACACTTTaattgtactgagtgtaataaaagcttcagtcagaaggtatGCCTCACAaatcaccagagaatccacacaggaatgaaaccctttaactgtactgagtgtaataaaagcttcagtcagaaggcacaCCTCAAACTACACCAGAGAGTCCATATAGGAATCAAACCCTTAaattgtactgagtgtaataaaagcttccgtCGGAAGACAAACCTCACAGTACACcggagaattcacacaggaatgaaaccatttaactgtagtgagtgtaataaaagcttcagtcagaagataaacctcacagtacaccagagaattcacacaggaatgaaaccatttaactgtagtgagtgtaataaaagcttcaatcagaaGGCACACCTCAGAAGACACCAGAGAATGCACatgggagagaagccatttacatgttctgagtgtggcaAATGTTTCCCTGACATGGGAGAACTGACAAGGCACCATAGACTTCACACGAGAGTGTAG